From Hymenobacter sediminicola:
ACTTGTCCTGGTTCTGGGCGAGATTGAAGGTGCCGATGCCCACAGCTGTCGTCGTGACGGGTGGCACTTCCTGCGCCCCCGACAGCGACGCCACAAACTCCTCATCCTTCTCTATTTCGATCTGGCCCCGAATTTCGCCACCAGGATTGGCTGCCGTATGAATATTGATGTAGTAGCCGCCGCGCAGGTACCGGTCCAGCTTGGTGCGGTCAATATCTGCCCCGGTCAGGTAACCCTGAATCCGGTTGCCCCGGATAAAGCGAAACAGGTCCGTTACAACTGGCCCTGCCACGCCCCGAAAGCCAAGGTGCGTATGCGCCATCGTCACAGGTCCGCTTAGCCCACTGAAAGCCCCTGAAATAAACAATGTGTCGCGCGTATTATTCAGCGTGAAGCTGACGGCCCCGCGAGCTGCAGTGGCCACAGCCGGCACTTCCTGGCTCCCGCTCAGGGAGGCACCCAGCAGCAGGTGCGGGCGCTGATGGTCAGCGAAGACGGTGCTACTGCTTAGCGAAGTGCATAGCAGCAGCAAGCGAGTAAGAAGTTGTTTCATGGATGTAAGTGATAAATGATGGACAAAAGCCAACGGCTACATTGGCTACTCGTTGATAACTACCGATTCGCTGCTTTAGAGTTATGTATAAAATTGCGTCCTTCGCAGCCCATTTCGTTTTTAGCCCATCTATATGGGTGTTTCATTGCCTTTCTTCCCCCATTCCTATGGAAGCTCCCAACCCCGATTTCATGCGCGAAGCCATTCGCCTTTCCGTTGAAAAAATGCAGGCCGGCCATGGCGGTCCATTCGGTGCTGTCATCGTGCGCGACGGTAACATCATTGCTCGCGGCTTCAACCAGGTTACGAGCACCAACGACCCTACCTGCCACGCCGAGGTAGATGCCATCCGCAAGGCCTGCGCCGTGCTAGGCACCTTCCAGCTCGACGACTGCGACCTATACACGTCCTGCGAGCCATGTCCCATGTGCTTGGGCGCCATCTACTGGGCCCGCCCGCGCCGCGTATTCTACGGCAACACCAAAGCCGATGCCGCCGCCATTGGCTTCGACGACCAGTTCATCTACGACGAAATCGAGAAGCCTCTCGACCAGCGCCGCCTCTCCATGACCGAGCTGCTCCGTGACGAAGCCAGCGCCGGTTTCCGTGCCTGGGAGCAAAAAGAAGGCAAGACCGAGTACTAGTTTTGAGCCGATAAGCCAACTTAATTAAAAGAAAGAGCCCTGAACGATATCGTTCAGGGCTCTTTCTTTTAGCACTTGTCAGATTGATTTACCGCAGCGGACCTTTCATGCCCATCATGCGGGCCATTTGCTGCATACCGCCTTTGGTCTGGCTCATTTTGTTCATGGTGCGCATCATTTTGCGCATGTCCTCAAACTGCTTCATCAGGTTGTTTACCTGCTGAATGTCGGTGCCGGAACCTTTGGCAAGGCGGCGGCGGCGGCTACCGTTCAGCAGCTCCGGCTGGGCACGCTCAGCGGGCGTCATGCTCTGGATAATGGCTTCAATCGGCTTGAAGGCGTCATCGTCGATGTCTACGTCCTTGATGGCTTTGCTCATGCCCGGAATCATACCTACCAAGTCCTTCAGGTTGCCCATCTTCTTGATCTGCTCCAGCTGCGAGAGGAAGTCGTCGAAGTTGAACTGGTTTTTGCGGATCTTCTGGTTGATGCGCTTGGCCTCCTCCTCGTCGAACTGCTGCTGCGCGCGCTCTACCAGGCTGATAACGTCGCCCATACCCAGGATGCGCTGCGCCATCCGGTCGGGGTAGAACAGGTCGAGGGCCTCCATCTTCTCGCCCGTCGAGATGAACTTGATGGGCTTTTCTACCACCGCCCGAATCGAGAGGGCCGCACCACCGCGCGAGTCACCGTCGAGCTTGGTGAGCACCACGCCGTCGAAATTCAACCGGTCGTTGAAGGTTTTGGCGGTATTCACGGCGTCCTGGCCGGTCATAGAATCCACCACGAACAGCGTTTCGCTCGGGTTAATGGCCCGTTTCACCGCTTCAATTTCGTTCATCATCTGCTCGTCCACGGCCAGGCGGCCGGCGGTATCGATGATGACGACTTTCTTGTTGTTTTTGCGCGCAAACTCGATGGCGTTCTGCGAAATCAGCACCGGATTCTTGTTTTCCGGCTCCGAATACACCTCCACGCCAATCTGCTCGCCCAGCACTTTCAACTGGTCAATAGCGGCCGGACGGTACACGTCGCAGGCCACCAGCAGCACGTTGCGGCCCTGCTTTTTGATGTGGCTAGCCAGCTTGCCGGCAAACGTGGTTTTGCCCGAGCCCTGCAGGCCCGACAGCAGTACCACAGCCGGCTCGCCTTTAATGACAATGTCCTGCTTCTCGCCGCCCATGAGCTGGGTCAACTCGTCATACACAATTTTGGTCATCAGCTGGCCCGGCGACACGCTGATGAGCACGTCGCGGCCCATGGCCTCTTCCTTGATTTTGTCGGTGACTTCTTTGGCTACTTTGTA
This genomic window contains:
- a CDS encoding nucleoside deaminase, translating into MEAPNPDFMREAIRLSVEKMQAGHGGPFGAVIVRDGNIIARGFNQVTSTNDPTCHAEVDAIRKACAVLGTFQLDDCDLYTSCEPCPMCLGAIYWARPRRVFYGNTKADAAAIGFDDQFIYDEIEKPLDQRRLSMTELLRDEASAGFRAWEQKEGKTEY
- the ffh gene encoding signal recognition particle protein; the protein is MFDNLSTKLDRAFKTLKGQGSITEINVAATVKEIRRALVDADVNYKVAKEVTDKIKEEAMGRDVLISVSPGQLMTKIVYDELTQLMGGEKQDIVIKGEPAVVLLSGLQGSGKTTFAGKLASHIKKQGRNVLLVACDVYRPAAIDQLKVLGEQIGVEVYSEPENKNPVLISQNAIEFARKNNKKVVIIDTAGRLAVDEQMMNEIEAVKRAINPSETLFVVDSMTGQDAVNTAKTFNDRLNFDGVVLTKLDGDSRGGAALSIRAVVEKPIKFISTGEKMEALDLFYPDRMAQRILGMGDVISLVERAQQQFDEEEAKRINQKIRKNQFNFDDFLSQLEQIKKMGNLKDLVGMIPGMSKAIKDVDIDDDAFKPIEAIIQSMTPAERAQPELLNGSRRRRLAKGSGTDIQQVNNLMKQFEDMRKMMRTMNKMSQTKGGMQQMARMMGMKGPLR